A single Pseudoxanthomonas sp. DNA region contains:
- a CDS encoding CsbD family protein: MNQDIIAGNWKQLKGKIQAKWGDLTDDDFKVAEGNAEYLEGRLQERYGYDRDRARTEVADFQRALRSDSTFKH; encoded by the coding sequence ATGAATCAGGACATCATCGCCGGCAACTGGAAGCAGCTGAAAGGCAAGATCCAGGCGAAGTGGGGCGATCTGACCGATGACGATTTCAAGGTCGCGGAAGGCAACGCGGAGTACCTGGAGGGCAGGTTGCAGGAGCGGTACGGCTACGACCGCGATCGCGCGCGTACCGAGGTCGCGGATTTCCAGCGCGCGCTGCGTTCGGACAGCACCTTCAAGCACTGA
- a CDS encoding entericidin A/B family lipoprotein, producing the protein MKRVAALLMLSLFSIAVLSGCNTVKGFGQDVQKVGEKVEDSSGR; encoded by the coding sequence ATGAAGCGTGTCGCCGCGTTGCTGATGTTGTCCCTGTTCTCCATCGCCGTGCTGTCCGGCTGCAACACCGTCAAGGGGTTCGGTCAGGACGTGCAGAAGGTGGGCGAAAAGGTCGAGGATTCTTCCGGCAGGTAA
- a CDS encoding entericidin A/B family lipoprotein — translation MKRAMMLLLTAMFSMAVLSGCNTMAGAGKDVQKVGEKVEDKAQDCKDGKC, via the coding sequence ATGAAGCGTGCAATGATGCTGCTGCTGACGGCGATGTTCTCAATGGCGGTCCTGTCGGGCTGCAACACCATGGCCGGTGCCGGCAAGGACGTGCAGAAGGTCGGCGAGAAGGTCGAGGACAAGGCCCAGGACTGCAAGGACGGCAAGTGCTGA
- the rocF gene encoding arginase — translation MSRAFPPVSLIGVPTDVGAGHRGARMGPDALRIAGLGEALAARGVDVIDTGNVQGPANPWTGPVGGYRHLDEVVAWNRAVMEATAAELERGRLPIMLGGDHCLAMGSITAVARHCRQAGKKLRVLWLDAHSDFNTSEVTPSGNIHGMPVACLCGIGPDALTKLGGESPAITPAMVRQIGIRSVDPEEKKLIKDHQVDVYDMRYIDEVGMKRTVEAALEGVDADTHLHVSFDVDFLDPSIAPGVGTTVPGGPNYREAQLVMEMIADTGLMGSLDIVELNPVLDRRNRTAKLTVDLVESLFGKSTLMRD, via the coding sequence ATGAGCCGAGCCTTTCCTCCCGTGTCCCTGATCGGCGTGCCCACCGACGTCGGCGCCGGCCATCGCGGCGCCCGCATGGGGCCGGATGCGCTGCGTATCGCGGGGCTCGGCGAGGCGCTGGCGGCGCGGGGCGTGGACGTGATCGACACCGGCAATGTGCAGGGACCGGCCAACCCCTGGACCGGCCCGGTCGGCGGTTACCGCCATCTTGACGAGGTGGTCGCGTGGAACCGTGCGGTAATGGAAGCGACTGCCGCCGAACTCGAGCGCGGCCGGCTTCCCATCATGCTGGGCGGCGACCATTGCCTGGCGATGGGCTCGATCACCGCCGTGGCGAGGCATTGCCGCCAGGCCGGCAAGAAACTGCGCGTCCTGTGGCTGGACGCGCATTCGGACTTCAACACCAGCGAGGTCACGCCGTCGGGCAACATCCACGGCATGCCGGTGGCCTGCCTGTGCGGGATCGGGCCCGATGCGCTGACGAAGCTGGGCGGCGAGTCCCCGGCGATCACGCCGGCGATGGTGCGGCAGATCGGCATCCGTTCCGTCGATCCGGAGGAGAAGAAGCTGATCAAGGACCATCAGGTCGATGTGTACGACATGCGCTACATCGACGAGGTCGGTATGAAGCGCACCGTGGAAGCGGCGCTGGAAGGCGTGGATGCCGACACCCACCTGCACGTCAGCTTCGACGTGGATTTCCTGGACCCCAGCATCGCGCCGGGCGTGGGTACCACCGTGCCGGGCGGCCCCAACTACCGCGAGGCGCAGCTGGTGATGGAAATGATCGCCGACACCGGCCTGATGGGCTCGCTGGACATCGTCGAACTGAACCCGGTACTGGACCGCCGCAACCGCACGGCCAAGCTGACGGTGGACCTGGTGGAAAGCCTGTTCGGCAAGTCGACGCTGATGCGCGACTGA
- a CDS encoding SPOR domain-containing protein yields the protein MLIRALIVLLVVLNLGTAAWWLTRPAPAPVPGPDLPAGVARLQLVDEPAQTNAPAMSTPVASPAPVALCFSLGPYTSENAAMRAQAATAGQLLRARLREVPGISASGYQVVIPPAASLEDAQAVAARIGAAGFDDFLVVRQGDQANGIALGRYRSREAAERRLAQLQAAGFPAQLQPVGRAGPGLWWLDAGVADGIDPIAIARAASSGAPQPLECTALR from the coding sequence ATGCTGATCCGTGCCCTGATCGTCCTGCTGGTGGTGTTGAACCTCGGCACCGCCGCCTGGTGGCTGACCCGTCCTGCGCCGGCGCCCGTGCCGGGCCCTGACCTGCCCGCGGGCGTTGCCCGCCTGCAACTGGTGGACGAGCCCGCGCAGACGAACGCGCCGGCCATGTCGACGCCGGTCGCCTCGCCCGCGCCTGTCGCTCTCTGCTTCAGTCTGGGACCGTACACCAGCGAGAACGCGGCCATGCGGGCGCAGGCCGCGACGGCCGGACAGCTGCTGCGCGCCCGCCTGCGCGAAGTGCCGGGCATCAGCGCGAGCGGATACCAGGTGGTGATCCCGCCGGCCGCATCGCTGGAGGACGCACAGGCGGTGGCCGCGAGGATCGGCGCGGCCGGCTTCGATGATTTCCTGGTCGTGCGCCAGGGCGACCAGGCGAACGGCATCGCGCTGGGGCGGTACCGCAGTCGCGAGGCGGCCGAGCGGCGTCTTGCGCAGCTGCAGGCGGCCGGCTTCCCCGCGCAACTGCAGCCGGTGGGCCGTGCCGGTCCGGGGTTGTGGTGGCTGGACGCCGGCGTCGCCGACGGCATCGACCCGATCGCCATCGCCCGCGCGGCGTCCAGTGGCGCGCCGCAGCCGCTCGAATGCACCGCGCTGCGCTAG
- a CDS encoding type III pantothenate kinase, with translation MTQWVFDLGNSRVKCAPLRADGRPGEMHAFAYDDALVASLDQAIPATATCESSTAIVASVASPIRTASVIEWLTTRFGAISIARTQSALAGVRIAYAEPARLGVDRFLALLAARRRGTPPWLVVGVGTAVTVDLLDADGRHHGGRIAPSPQLMRDALHAAAAQLPAQGGAYVEFAADTVDALASGCDGAALGLIERSLQQAQEALGQRPSLLLHGGGAAALASRLGQGEMAPALVLEGLAVWARLGAEA, from the coding sequence ATGACGCAGTGGGTCTTCGATCTGGGCAATTCGCGGGTGAAGTGCGCGCCGCTGCGGGCGGACGGCAGGCCGGGCGAGATGCATGCCTTCGCCTACGACGACGCGCTCGTCGCTTCGCTCGACCAGGCGATACCGGCAACGGCGACTTGCGAGAGCTCCACCGCCATCGTGGCCAGCGTGGCGTCGCCGATCCGCACGGCCTCGGTCATCGAGTGGCTGACCACACGCTTCGGCGCCATTTCGATCGCCCGTACGCAATCGGCGCTGGCCGGCGTGCGCATCGCCTACGCAGAACCCGCGCGGCTGGGCGTGGACCGCTTCCTGGCCCTGCTGGCGGCGCGCCGACGCGGCACGCCGCCGTGGCTGGTCGTCGGCGTGGGCACGGCGGTGACGGTCGACCTGCTGGATGCGGACGGCCGCCACCACGGCGGGCGCATCGCGCCCTCGCCGCAGCTGATGCGGGACGCCCTGCATGCCGCTGCCGCGCAGCTGCCTGCGCAGGGTGGCGCCTATGTCGAATTCGCCGCCGACACGGTCGACGCGCTGGCGTCGGGCTGCGACGGCGCGGCGCTGGGCCTGATCGAACGCAGCCTGCAGCAGGCACAGGAAGCGCTGGGGCAGCGCCCATCGCTGCTGCTGCATGGCGGCGGTGCGGCGGCGCTGGCATCGCGACTGGGCCAAGGCGAGATGGCGCCTGCGCTCGTGCTTGAAGGGCTGGCCGTCTGGGCGCGGCTCGGTGCCGAGGCGTGA
- the birA gene encoding bifunctional biotin--[acetyl-CoA-carboxylase] ligase/biotin operon repressor BirA codes for MTGERALLQRLIEGPVSGHALADEAGLTRAAMWKRIEALREGGLRIEAQPGRGYALADPVELLEAERIRAQLQAATAGALSSLEVAWSLDSTNSELLRRKAPERGVDVLLAEQQTGGRGRRGRQWASPIAANLYLSLSRQFSGGLARLGGLSLVVGVAAAEALRRAGYAEVGVKWPNDLLVHGRKLGGILVEGGGEHGGPVRAVIGIGVNVRMPAVVAATIGQAWTDLAGLGEGAPSRNALAAQLLDALLPALEQFDREGLSPFLTRYAALDVLAGRAVTVHGPQGDEHGVAEGIGEDGALRVRVGHAVRRVHAGEVSVRAT; via the coding sequence GTGACCGGCGAGCGCGCCCTGTTGCAGCGGTTGATCGAAGGCCCGGTGTCCGGCCATGCGCTGGCGGACGAGGCCGGACTGACGCGGGCGGCGATGTGGAAGCGGATCGAGGCGCTGCGCGAAGGTGGCCTGCGCATCGAAGCGCAGCCCGGGCGTGGCTACGCGCTCGCCGACCCGGTCGAACTGCTGGAGGCCGAGCGCATCCGTGCGCAGCTCCAGGCTGCGACCGCCGGCGCGCTGTCCTCGCTCGAGGTCGCGTGGTCGCTGGATTCGACCAACAGCGAACTGCTCCGCCGGAAAGCGCCGGAGCGCGGGGTCGACGTGTTGCTGGCCGAACAGCAGACCGGCGGGCGGGGACGGCGCGGACGCCAGTGGGCGTCGCCGATCGCAGCGAATCTCTACTTGTCGCTGTCGCGCCAGTTCTCCGGCGGTCTCGCCCGCCTGGGCGGTCTCAGCCTGGTGGTCGGCGTGGCGGCTGCCGAAGCGCTGCGTCGGGCCGGTTACGCCGAGGTAGGCGTGAAGTGGCCCAACGATCTGCTCGTGCACGGGCGCAAGCTGGGCGGCATCCTGGTGGAAGGCGGTGGCGAACATGGCGGGCCCGTGCGAGCCGTGATCGGCATCGGCGTGAACGTGCGCATGCCGGCGGTCGTCGCCGCGACCATCGGCCAGGCGTGGACCGATCTGGCCGGTCTTGGCGAGGGCGCGCCATCGCGCAACGCGCTCGCCGCGCAGCTGCTGGATGCGCTGTTGCCGGCGCTGGAGCAGTTCGACCGGGAAGGACTTTCGCCTTTCCTGACGCGGTACGCGGCGCTGGATGTGCTGGCGGGACGCGCCGTCACCGTGCATGGTCCGCAGGGCGATGAGCACGGCGTGGCCGAGGGCATCGGCGAGGACGGCGCGTTGCGCGTGAGGGTGGGACACGCGGTGAGGCGGGTGCATGCGGGCGAGGTCAGCGTGAGGGCGACATGA
- the plsY gene encoding glycerol-3-phosphate 1-O-acyltransferase PlsY: MLIACLLLLFAYLIGSVSGSLVLGRLRGVDIRTQGSGNAGGTNAFRTQGAKFALGVVLVDIGKGALAAWLALRFAPLDGPLSPRALGFLAAFVAAMGHVWPVWHGFRGGKGVGTLLGGLAVLWPLALLPLFAVWLGVLVATGYVGLASIIATACLMPLAWWLQMDRATQMFAIAAALLVLFTHRVNVRRLRNGTESRFERVRVWRRRA, from the coding sequence ATGCTCATCGCCTGCCTGCTCCTGCTGTTCGCCTACCTGATCGGCTCCGTGTCGGGTAGCCTGGTGCTCGGCCGCCTGCGCGGCGTCGATATCCGCACGCAGGGCAGCGGCAATGCCGGCGGTACCAATGCCTTCCGCACGCAGGGCGCGAAGTTCGCGCTGGGGGTGGTGCTGGTCGACATCGGCAAGGGCGCGCTGGCGGCCTGGCTGGCGCTGCGGTTCGCGCCGCTGGACGGCCCGCTGTCGCCGCGCGCGCTGGGGTTCCTGGCGGCATTCGTCGCGGCGATGGGGCATGTGTGGCCGGTCTGGCACGGCTTCCGCGGCGGCAAGGGCGTGGGCACGTTGCTGGGCGGCCTGGCGGTGCTGTGGCCGCTGGCGCTGCTGCCGTTGTTCGCGGTGTGGCTCGGCGTGCTGGTCGCGACGGGCTATGTCGGCCTGGCGTCGATCATTGCCACCGCTTGCCTGATGCCGCTGGCGTGGTGGCTGCAGATGGATCGCGCCACCCAGATGTTCGCCATCGCCGCGGCGCTGCTGGTGCTCTTCACCCATCGCGTCAATGTGCGGCGCCTACGCAACGGCACGGAATCGCGCTTCGAGCGCGTGCGCGTCTGGCGCCGTCGCGCGTGA
- a CDS encoding DegV family protein: MPTPSDRPLTAAALRLALIAGARRVIAARDGLNRINVFPVADGDTGNNLASTLGSVLNGALSQPSQHAGDLLSRVGNDAIDGARGNSGAILAQFLHGVAERVRTLPELDVRSLAAAVRQGALSARQALAQPVEGTILSVITAFADELDAAADSAQPDTRSGFTRALARARRALADTPRQMALLQKAGVVDAGAQGFVDLLEGIAEFVEGGPRAVRVRAGAPVAANDGGALPTHDHEIDPARRWCTECLLLGDGLDRDRLRAALEAAGADSIVIAGGSARLRVHAHTGSPQALFDACAQQGRVEAMKADDMIRQQAVAAAPQPLVVVTDSAADLPDDIAERYAIGVVPARVDLDGRDYLDKIGLSTAEFYRRMAASHQLPRTSQPPPGDFRREFELSLAHHARVLYMGLSRALSGTLQSGEHAAARDPDRRVRVFDTVNAACGQALLVWRAAELAAQGQDDASVVAELERLRPLTRMWAIAPDISHAVRGGRIPRWAAPIARLSALTPMAKMSVDGRMVVAGILLTRAQAPEAFARRVARQLPAGQRWRLIVGHCDDRAGAERLLAALRTRLQISEDRLVETGAAIGAHAGPGALIVAVQPAPEA; encoded by the coding sequence ATGCCTACGCCTTCCGACCGTCCGCTGACCGCCGCCGCCCTGCGCCTGGCCCTGATCGCCGGGGCCCGCCGGGTCATCGCGGCACGGGACGGCTTGAACCGCATCAACGTGTTTCCGGTGGCCGACGGCGATACCGGCAACAACCTCGCCTCGACCCTCGGCAGCGTGCTCAATGGCGCGCTGAGCCAGCCCAGCCAGCACGCCGGCGACCTGCTCAGCCGGGTCGGCAACGACGCCATCGACGGTGCGCGCGGCAACTCGGGCGCGATCCTGGCGCAGTTCCTCCACGGCGTAGCGGAGCGGGTGCGCACGCTGCCGGAACTGGATGTCCGTTCACTGGCGGCGGCGGTACGGCAGGGAGCGCTGAGCGCGCGACAGGCGCTGGCGCAGCCGGTCGAAGGCACCATCCTGAGCGTCATCACCGCCTTCGCCGACGAACTGGACGCGGCGGCGGACAGTGCGCAACCCGATACGCGCAGCGGCTTCACCCGGGCGCTCGCCCGCGCCCGGCGGGCACTGGCGGACACGCCTCGGCAGATGGCGCTGCTGCAGAAGGCCGGCGTGGTGGATGCCGGTGCGCAGGGCTTCGTCGACCTGCTGGAAGGCATCGCCGAGTTCGTCGAGGGCGGTCCGCGTGCGGTGCGCGTGCGCGCCGGTGCGCCGGTCGCGGCCAACGATGGGGGTGCGCTGCCGACGCACGATCACGAGATCGATCCAGCGCGGCGCTGGTGCACCGAATGCCTGTTGCTCGGCGACGGCCTTGACCGCGACCGCCTGCGCGCCGCGCTGGAAGCGGCAGGCGCGGACTCCATCGTCATCGCCGGCGGCAGCGCGCGTCTGCGCGTGCATGCGCACACCGGTTCCCCGCAGGCGCTGTTCGACGCCTGCGCGCAGCAGGGGCGCGTGGAGGCCATGAAGGCCGACGACATGATCCGCCAGCAGGCGGTCGCCGCCGCACCGCAGCCGCTGGTGGTGGTCACCGACAGCGCCGCCGACCTGCCCGACGACATCGCCGAGCGGTACGCCATCGGCGTGGTCCCGGCGCGCGTGGATCTGGACGGCCGCGACTACCTGGACAAGATCGGGCTGTCGACCGCCGAGTTCTACCGGCGCATGGCGGCGTCGCATCAGCTTCCGCGCACCAGCCAGCCGCCACCGGGCGATTTCCGCCGGGAGTTCGAGCTGTCGCTCGCGCACCACGCCCGCGTGCTCTACATGGGCCTGTCGCGTGCGCTGTCGGGCACGCTGCAGTCCGGCGAGCACGCGGCGGCACGCGATCCGGACCGCCGCGTGCGCGTGTTCGATACGGTCAATGCGGCCTGCGGGCAGGCACTGCTGGTGTGGCGTGCCGCGGAGCTGGCGGCGCAGGGGCAGGACGACGCGAGCGTGGTGGCCGAACTGGAGCGCCTGCGTCCGCTGACGCGGATGTGGGCCATCGCGCCGGACATCTCCCACGCCGTGCGCGGCGGCCGCATCCCGCGCTGGGCGGCGCCGATCGCGCGGCTCAGCGCGTTGACGCCGATGGCGAAGATGAGCGTGGACGGCCGCATGGTGGTCGCGGGCATCCTGCTGACGCGCGCGCAGGCACCCGAGGCCTTTGCGCGTCGCGTGGCGCGCCAGTTGCCGGCCGGCCAGCGCTGGCGGCTGATCGTCGGCCACTGCGACGACCGCGCCGGTGCAGAGCGGCTACTGGCCGCGCTGCGCACGCGCCTGCAGATCAGCGAGGACCGCCTGGTGGAAACCGGCGCCGCCATCGGGGCGCATGCGGGGCCCGGTGCGCTGATCGTGGCGGTGCAACCGGCGCCCGAGGCCTGA
- a CDS encoding sensor histidine kinase, with product MPAPPSGAAPSAPVGRDRFDGWRPRSLRARQLLAASLALLAFLALAGYALDRAFVDTAEDNLRQRLKSYALYYTDKVEFGRNGTLIPPYNTPDPRFDMPDSGMYAQVVLQGVPPWGSNSTLGPELPVPRMLGALEESFEGPLPIRRADGSESEVYRYGVGYAWPATHQHPEIPYSIYIFEDAQALSAQIRVFRGSLWVYLGGAGVILLLLQMLVLRWSLRPLRRVIFELSRVQRGELSGMTESHPRELEPLTDSINAFIESERENLERQRNTLADLAHSLKTPIAVLRTQLDSGGGDPQALRDELDVQLKRMNNLVSYQLARAASSGHKLFSAAVPIEPHAEEIVRGLEKVYAAKGVICEFEIDPRARFHGETGDLQELIGNLLENAFKWARSRVLLTVMVGATAPQRRPGVFIAVDDDGPGIAEDDVSKVLQRGVRGDERVQGHGIGLSIVQDLIRDYRGELQVRRSEELGGARFEVRLPPGL from the coding sequence ATGCCTGCGCCACCGTCCGGCGCCGCGCCTTCCGCTCCCGTCGGCCGTGACCGGTTCGACGGGTGGCGGCCGCGTTCGCTGCGCGCGCGCCAGCTGCTGGCCGCCAGCCTGGCGCTGCTGGCGTTTCTCGCACTGGCCGGGTACGCCCTGGACCGCGCCTTCGTCGACACCGCCGAGGACAACCTGCGGCAGCGCCTGAAGAGCTACGCGCTGTATTACACCGACAAGGTGGAGTTCGGTCGCAACGGCACCCTGATTCCGCCCTATAACACGCCCGACCCCCGCTTCGACATGCCCGACAGCGGCATGTATGCGCAGGTCGTGCTGCAGGGCGTACCACCATGGGGGTCCAACTCGACGTTGGGCCCCGAGCTGCCCGTACCGCGCATGCTGGGCGCACTGGAAGAGTCGTTCGAGGGACCCCTGCCGATCCGCCGCGCCGACGGCAGCGAAAGCGAGGTCTACCGCTATGGCGTGGGTTACGCCTGGCCAGCGACGCACCAGCATCCGGAGATTCCCTACAGCATCTACATCTTCGAGGACGCGCAGGCGCTGAGCGCACAGATCCGGGTGTTCCGGGGATCGCTGTGGGTCTACCTCGGCGGCGCCGGCGTGATCCTGCTGCTGTTGCAGATGCTTGTACTGCGCTGGAGCCTGCGGCCGCTGCGGCGGGTGATCTTCGAACTCAGCCGCGTGCAGCGCGGCGAACTCTCGGGCATGACCGAGAGCCACCCGCGCGAACTCGAACCGCTGACCGACAGCATCAATGCCTTCATCGAGAGCGAGCGCGAGAACCTGGAGCGGCAGCGCAACACGCTGGCCGACCTGGCCCACAGCCTGAAGACGCCGATCGCGGTGCTGCGCACGCAGCTGGACAGCGGCGGCGGCGATCCGCAGGCGTTGCGCGACGAGCTGGACGTGCAGCTCAAGCGCATGAACAACCTGGTGTCCTACCAGCTGGCGCGCGCGGCATCGAGTGGCCACAAGCTGTTCTCCGCCGCCGTGCCGATCGAGCCGCACGCGGAGGAGATCGTGCGCGGGCTGGAGAAGGTGTATGCGGCGAAGGGCGTGATCTGCGAGTTCGAGATCGACCCGCGTGCGCGCTTCCACGGCGAGACCGGCGACCTGCAGGAACTGATCGGCAACCTGCTGGAGAACGCGTTCAAGTGGGCGCGCTCGCGCGTGCTGCTGACGGTGATGGTGGGGGCGACGGCGCCACAGCGGCGGCCGGGCGTGTTCATCGCGGTGGACGACGACGGTCCCGGCATCGCCGAAGACGATGTGTCCAAGGTGCTGCAGCGTGGCGTACGCGGCGACGAGCGCGTGCAGGGCCACGGCATCGGCCTGTCGATCGTGCAGGACCTGATCCGCGACTATCGCGGCGAGCTGCAGGTACGGCGCTCGGAAGAACTCGGCGGCGCGCGCTTCGAAGTGCGCCTGCCGCCCGGTCTCTGA
- a CDS encoding response regulator transcription factor, translating to MRILLVEDEAPLRETLAARLKREGFAVDAAQDGEEGLYMGREVPFDVGIIDLGLPKMSGMELIKALRDEGKKFPVLILTARSSWQDKVEGLKQGADDYLVKPFHVEELLARVNALLRRAAGWSKPTLECGPVALDLAAQTVSVNGSNVDLTSYEYKVLEYLMMHAGELVSKADLTEHIYQQDFDRDSNVLEVFIGRLRKKLDPDGELKPIETVRGRGYRFAIPRSGEG from the coding sequence ATGCGTATCCTGCTGGTCGAAGACGAAGCCCCCCTGCGTGAAACCCTCGCCGCGCGCCTGAAGCGCGAAGGCTTTGCGGTGGACGCGGCCCAGGATGGCGAGGAAGGCCTGTACATGGGTCGCGAAGTGCCGTTCGACGTGGGCATTATCGATCTCGGCCTGCCCAAGATGTCGGGCATGGAACTGATCAAGGCGCTGCGCGACGAAGGCAAGAAGTTCCCGGTGCTGATCCTGACCGCGCGCTCCAGCTGGCAGGACAAGGTCGAAGGCCTGAAGCAGGGCGCCGACGACTACCTGGTCAAGCCGTTCCACGTGGAAGAACTGCTGGCGCGCGTCAACGCGCTGCTGCGCCGTGCGGCCGGCTGGAGCAAGCCGACGCTGGAATGCGGCCCGGTGGCGCTCGACCTGGCCGCACAGACCGTCAGCGTCAACGGCAGCAATGTCGACCTGACCAGCTACGAGTACAAGGTGCTGGAGTACCTGATGATGCATGCCGGCGAACTGGTCTCGAAGGCCGACCTGACCGAGCACATCTACCAGCAGGACTTCGACCGCGACTCCAACGTGCTGGAAGTCTTCATCGGCCGCCTGCGCAAGAAGCTGGATCCGGACGGCGAACTGAAGCCGATCGAGACCGTCCGCGGTCGCGGCTACCGCTTCGCGATCCCGCGCAGCGGCGAAGGCTGA
- a CDS encoding arginine deiminase-related protein, which produces MITRDIANFVAHARTLAPDFGPATARAAFLVSPDGFMRAEQSAQDNRYMADAGAFDTGAALREHHALQRALSRDVPVVCFPGDEATPDAVFPNNVFATARVEGEARLIVGRMRHEVRQREARRPDIRGFFRDTLGYAEVDLSSQPHPCELTGALVIDRARGIGFCGLSERCDEVGAARMHDAFGLRATLLFDLAPGEYHTNVLLAVLAGRAALIHPGGVEAPGLTSALEALYPGGVMALTDAEQAAFAGNAIALAAGKVWMSRRAHEALRPATVAGLAAVGFAVHSVALDAIEAGGGSLRCCVAEIF; this is translated from the coding sequence ATGATCACGCGCGACATCGCCAACTTCGTCGCGCATGCGCGCACCCTGGCGCCGGACTTCGGCCCGGCGACGGCGCGGGCGGCGTTCCTGGTGTCGCCGGACGGCTTCATGCGGGCCGAGCAGTCGGCGCAGGACAACCGCTACATGGCCGACGCCGGCGCGTTCGACACCGGTGCGGCACTCCGCGAGCACCATGCCCTGCAGCGCGCACTGTCCCGGGACGTGCCGGTGGTGTGCTTCCCGGGTGACGAGGCGACGCCTGATGCCGTGTTCCCGAACAACGTGTTCGCCACCGCGCGTGTCGAGGGCGAGGCACGCCTGATCGTCGGGCGGATGCGGCATGAGGTACGCCAGCGGGAGGCCCGGCGTCCGGACATCCGGGGCTTCTTCCGCGACACGCTGGGCTATGCCGAAGTGGACCTGTCCAGCCAGCCGCATCCGTGTGAGCTGACCGGCGCGCTGGTGATCGACCGCGCACGCGGCATCGGCTTCTGCGGCCTGTCCGAGCGCTGCGACGAGGTGGGCGCGGCGCGGATGCACGACGCCTTCGGCCTGCGCGCCACGCTGCTGTTCGACCTGGCCCCGGGCGAATACCACACCAACGTGCTGCTGGCGGTGCTGGCCGGCCGCGCGGCGCTGATCCACCCCGGTGGCGTGGAGGCGCCGGGCCTGACCTCTGCGCTGGAGGCGCTGTACCCGGGTGGCGTGATGGCGCTGACCGACGCCGAGCAGGCCGCCTTCGCCGGCAACGCCATCGCGCTGGCGGCAGGGAAGGTGTGGATGAGCCGGCGTGCCCACGAGGCGTTGCGGCCGGCGACCGTGGCGGGGCTGGCGGCGGTGGGCTTCGCGGTGCACAGCGTGGCGCTGGACGCGATCGAGGCCGGTGGCGGCTCGCTAAGGTGTTGTGTTGCCGAGATTTTCTGA
- the dusA gene encoding tRNA dihydrouridine(20/20a) synthase DusA: MNSELKQQVMDVRLSVAPMMDWTDTHCRVFHRLLAPNARLYTEMVHAQAVIHGDRDRLLGFDAVEHPVAIQLGGSDPAHLAQAARIAQDWGYDEVNLNVGCPSDRVQAGRFGACLMKEPALVSECVAAMIDAVSIPVTVKCRLGVDEQEDYDLFLAFIDTVAATGCDTFFVHARKAWLQGLSPKENREIPPLRYDWAYRLKRERPGLTVAINGGITTTTQVHEHLQHTDGVMIGRAAYHEPYVLHDMQIALFGGQMRPRAELLRAWRPYVEAQLAKGVALKHLTRHVLGLFHAQPGGRTFRQILSEGAHKPGAGWSLVEQALAATTRELRPAA, translated from the coding sequence ATGAATAGTGAATTAAAACAACAGGTTATGGATGTTCGCCTCTCGGTCGCCCCGATGATGGACTGGACCGATACTCACTGCAGGGTCTTCCACCGCCTGTTGGCGCCGAATGCGCGCCTGTACACCGAGATGGTGCACGCGCAGGCGGTGATCCACGGCGACCGCGACCGGTTGCTGGGGTTCGACGCAGTGGAGCATCCCGTCGCCATCCAGCTCGGCGGCAGCGATCCGGCGCACCTCGCGCAGGCCGCGCGCATTGCGCAGGACTGGGGCTACGACGAGGTGAACCTCAACGTCGGCTGTCCGTCGGATCGCGTGCAGGCCGGGCGCTTCGGCGCGTGCCTGATGAAGGAGCCGGCGCTGGTGTCCGAGTGCGTGGCGGCGATGATCGACGCCGTCAGCATCCCGGTCACCGTGAAGTGCCGCCTCGGCGTGGACGAGCAGGAAGACTACGACCTGTTCCTCGCCTTCATCGACACCGTGGCCGCGACCGGCTGCGACACGTTCTTCGTGCATGCGCGCAAGGCCTGGCTGCAGGGCCTGTCGCCGAAGGAGAACCGCGAGATCCCGCCGCTGCGCTACGACTGGGCCTATCGGCTCAAGCGCGAGCGGCCCGGGCTGACGGTGGCCATCAACGGCGGCATCACCACCACGACGCAGGTGCACGAACACCTGCAACACACCGATGGCGTGATGATCGGCCGCGCGGCGTACCACGAACCCTATGTGCTGCATGACATGCAGATCGCGCTGTTCGGTGGGCAGATGCGCCCGCGTGCGGAGCTGTTGCGCGCATGGCGCCCCTATGTGGAAGCGCAGCTTGCCAAGGGGGTGGCGTTGAAGCACCTGACCCGGCACGTGCTGGGCCTGTTCCATGCGCAGCCCGGCGGGCGGACGTTCCGCCAGATCCTCAGCGAAGGCGCGCACAAGCCCGGTGCGGGCTGGTCACTGGTGGAGCAGGCGCTGGCCGCGACCACGCGCGAACTGCGGCCGGCCGCCTGA